In Paenibacillus sonchi, a single genomic region encodes these proteins:
- a CDS encoding putative holin-like toxin: MEVYQALSLMFMFGMFIIALLNYLKKK, from the coding sequence ATGGAGGTTTACCAAGCATTGTCCCTGATGTTCATGTTCGGCATGTTCATTATCGCGCTGCTAAATTACCTCAAAAAGAAATAG
- a CDS encoding slipin family protein has translation MLKQITIQADQRGLLFYKGSYVKRLLPGTYRYLSWSQHTVAVLNIAKPFSVEGKDLQLFLQDDGLLRELDVVRVQDHEIVLHYEDGQFIQLLKPGVYAYWNLLKKHTFVHTDTRQPELPAGIDRSIITKLTPYVQCCEIASYEQGFLFYDHTLKRELTPGKYYFWKGPVSVLTKTVDLRQQQMDLVGQEMMTEDKVTLRLNFVCQYKIVNPHRVLELKAFDEQIHIQLQLLLREYVGTLKLDDLLKRKEDVATFILSRIQEKEEEFGVRFLGAGVKDVILPGEMKDILNTVLLAEKKAQANLLTRREETASTRSLLNTAKLMDENQTLFRLKELEFLEKICDKIGSISVTGGGDLLERLSSLIGAKK, from the coding sequence ATGTTGAAGCAAATAACGATTCAAGCGGACCAGCGCGGTCTGCTCTTTTATAAGGGAAGTTATGTGAAACGGCTGCTACCGGGAACCTACCGTTACTTATCATGGTCGCAGCATACAGTGGCAGTACTGAATATTGCCAAACCGTTTAGTGTCGAGGGCAAAGACCTGCAGCTGTTTTTACAGGATGATGGACTCCTGCGGGAGCTCGATGTCGTACGCGTACAGGATCATGAGATTGTTTTGCACTATGAGGATGGTCAATTCATACAGCTGCTGAAGCCGGGTGTGTATGCTTATTGGAACCTTCTGAAAAAGCACACCTTCGTACATACGGATACCAGACAGCCGGAGCTACCTGCCGGGATCGACCGTTCAATTATCACGAAGCTTACTCCGTATGTGCAGTGCTGTGAAATCGCGAGTTATGAGCAAGGATTCCTGTTCTATGATCATACGCTCAAGCGGGAGCTTACGCCTGGTAAGTATTATTTCTGGAAGGGACCGGTCTCGGTGCTGACAAAAACGGTCGATCTAAGACAACAGCAGATGGATCTGGTTGGCCAGGAAATGATGACAGAGGATAAGGTTACGCTGCGTCTGAACTTCGTATGCCAGTACAAAATCGTCAATCCGCACCGCGTTCTGGAGTTGAAAGCTTTTGACGAGCAGATACACATCCAGCTTCAGCTCCTGCTCCGGGAATATGTCGGGACGCTGAAATTGGACGATCTTCTGAAGCGGAAAGAGGATGTTGCCACATTCATTTTGTCCCGTATCCAGGAGAAGGAAGAAGAGTTCGGGGTACGTTTCCTCGGGGCGGGGGTAAAGGATGTAATTTTACCGGGGGAAATGAAGGACATCCTAAACACCGTCCTGCTCGCAGAGAAGAAAGCGCAGGCGAACCTGCTTACCCGCCGGGAAGAGACAGCTTCGACGCGCAGCCTGCTGAATACAGCGAAGCTGATGGACGAGAATCAGACACTGTTCCGTCTGAAGGAGCTGGAATTCCTCGAGAAGATATGCGACAAAATCGGTTCCATCTCTGTTACGGGCGGCGGCGATTTGCTGGAGCGGTTAAGCTCACTCATCGGTGCCAAGAAGTAG
- a CDS encoding cobalamin-independent methionine synthase II family protein, with the protein MCNRFQIVGSLLRPAELLEYKQQIEHRDDIRYPFYQDFQGYEQCEAEAIQAVVEQESENGLSILTDGEYSKSMWHLDFVWGFQGIERYIADHGYFFRDTDGASKYETRKDIGLRITGELGAKNHHFLHAYRKLQALAGDRETKLCVPSPSHIFGELSWSDNIGGTEAVYKDRLELKAGLVNAYKDFVQEFAAAGGTILQFDDCLWELFADDNPNSPYTGEHINQAEVQQLAAEFIDINNTIIDYGHSLGLKMWTHNCRGNYDSRNMGGGSYAKIANLFLKQLKYDRFFLEWDDERAGSLEALAVFQDRPDTEIVLGLLSSKTSTLDDEARVIRMLDEASKIIPKDRLLLSHQCGFASCDGGNELTEDQQWAKIRQGQQIAQQYWGN; encoded by the coding sequence ATGTGCAACAGATTTCAGATCGTAGGCAGCCTGCTGCGTCCGGCGGAGCTATTAGAATATAAACAGCAAATTGAACACAGGGATGATATCCGGTATCCCTTTTACCAGGACTTTCAGGGGTATGAGCAGTGTGAAGCTGAGGCGATTCAGGCTGTAGTCGAGCAAGAAAGCGAGAATGGGCTGTCCATTCTGACAGATGGGGAATATTCCAAATCGATGTGGCATCTGGACTTTGTCTGGGGCTTCCAGGGAATTGAGCGTTATATCGCGGATCATGGATACTTCTTCAGAGATACAGACGGAGCTTCCAAATATGAGACCCGAAAAGATATCGGTCTGCGCATTACCGGTGAACTCGGTGCGAAGAACCATCATTTCCTTCATGCCTACCGCAAGCTTCAGGCTCTGGCTGGAGACCGCGAGACCAAGCTGTGCGTGCCTTCTCCGTCCCATATTTTTGGTGAGCTGTCCTGGTCGGATAACATTGGCGGAACAGAAGCGGTGTATAAGGACAGACTTGAGCTGAAGGCCGGTCTGGTTAACGCTTATAAGGATTTTGTCCAGGAATTCGCTGCGGCCGGAGGAACCATTTTGCAGTTCGACGATTGCCTATGGGAGCTGTTCGCCGACGATAACCCGAACTCTCCATATACCGGTGAGCATATCAATCAAGCGGAAGTACAGCAGCTGGCGGCAGAATTTATTGACATCAACAACACCATTATTGATTACGGTCATAGCTTGGGCCTCAAAATGTGGACGCATAACTGCCGTGGCAACTATGATTCCCGTAATATGGGCGGCGGCTCCTATGCGAAGATTGCGAATCTGTTCCTGAAGCAGCTCAAATACGACCGCTTCTTCCTGGAATGGGATGATGAACGTGCAGGCTCTCTGGAGGCACTTGCGGTGTTCCAAGACAGACCCGACACGGAAATTGTACTTGGCTTGCTGTCTTCCAAAACGAGCACACTGGACGATGAAGCCCGCGTAATCAGAATGCTGGACGAAGCCTCCAAAATCATTCCGAAGGACAGATTACTGCTGTCCCATCAATGCGGCTTCGCGTCCTGCGACGGCGGCAACGAATTAACGGAAGATCAGCAGTGGGCGAAGATTAGACAAGGACAACAGATTGCGCAGCAATATTGGGGTAATTAA
- a CDS encoding serine hydrolase, which yields MHIRTIVCRKVLLPVFSSLLIASFVPQPAAYASALKPQTTGVTEAKEAEAFADQFFNQPQIKKQLAGAAVVLVKNNQILLEKGYGYADISSKKPIDPEKTVFRVASISKLFTATAVMQLAEQGAIDLHAGLQTYLGELNIVNKTNKTLTMEHLLTHTSGFDYTDSAGGSAQEISNKQFIKENVPTIVREPGEAYRYDNYAFNLQGYIVERMTGVPFTQYVQEHIFKPLGMGSSSFKLTPGLRKDLAVPYTAQKDPIPEYPSRPAESPDGGMFSTGRDMAQFMIAQLNGGQLAGARILSGDSVKDMQQIHHQIHPQVPGTGYGFESFYQNSYNGQRVIGKGGDLPGYHSWMWLMPEQNVGGFVIFNSDGPDLREKFFKAFMDHYYPGKPTTASTTVTSQAELGQLTGIYQDLRLPFWILQVSATDDGKLKIKDPYGSHILREIAPLLFEDELGNKAAFKVNSNGTQYAFYNKMDSWAKKVPEPPVYSDVGKEHPYAAWIHEAGQLGVLASDGESAFHPEREITRAEFISGLMHLTGVAPSKNTTLTSEPEEKKYLGYVQKAIELGLVQGRGPEQSFAVTADITRQEAAVLMWRAAMIAGVNMTQSSGAKLAGDTAPWAVDAVKYIVNNGMYGPELAPNSAGALDYRSTEPLLRQEAAALLSLFCNRLSVK from the coding sequence ATGCATATTCGCACAATTGTTTGTCGGAAGGTTCTTTTACCCGTATTCAGCAGTTTGCTCATAGCTTCGTTTGTCCCGCAGCCGGCGGCATATGCATCCGCCCTTAAACCACAAACCACAGGGGTAACGGAAGCGAAGGAAGCGGAAGCTTTTGCCGATCAATTCTTCAATCAGCCGCAAATCAAGAAGCAGCTTGCCGGGGCAGCCGTTGTGTTAGTGAAGAATAATCAGATTTTGCTTGAAAAGGGCTACGGCTACGCTGATATCAGCAGCAAGAAGCCGATCGATCCGGAAAAGACCGTTTTCCGTGTAGCTTCCATTTCCAAATTGTTCACCGCAACAGCGGTCATGCAGCTGGCCGAACAGGGGGCCATTGATTTACATGCTGGTCTCCAGACTTATCTGGGAGAATTGAACATTGTCAACAAAACCAATAAAACCCTAACCATGGAGCATCTGTTGACCCATACCTCCGGGTTTGATTATACGGATAGCGCCGGCGGCTCAGCACAAGAGATTTCCAACAAGCAGTTCATCAAGGAAAATGTGCCTACGATTGTCCGGGAGCCCGGTGAAGCTTACCGGTACGATAACTATGCCTTTAATTTGCAGGGGTATATTGTGGAGCGGATGACCGGCGTTCCGTTTACCCAATATGTGCAGGAGCATATTTTCAAGCCCCTTGGCATGGGGAGCAGCAGTTTTAAGCTGACGCCCGGGCTGCGGAAGGATCTGGCTGTACCCTATACAGCCCAAAAAGACCCGATCCCCGAATATCCGTCCAGGCCCGCCGAGTCACCGGATGGCGGCATGTTCTCCACCGGAAGGGACATGGCCCAATTTATGATCGCGCAGTTGAATGGCGGACAGCTCGCAGGGGCCCGGATTCTGAGCGGGGATTCGGTTAAGGATATGCAGCAGATCCACCATCAGATTCATCCGCAGGTTCCTGGCACGGGCTACGGTTTTGAATCCTTTTATCAAAATAGCTACAACGGCCAGCGTGTTATTGGTAAGGGCGGGGATTTGCCGGGGTATCACTCCTGGATGTGGCTTATGCCGGAACAGAACGTAGGCGGTTTTGTTATTTTTAACAGTGACGGCCCGGATTTGCGGGAGAAGTTCTTCAAAGCTTTTATGGATCATTATTATCCTGGGAAACCAACAACGGCTTCCACTACAGTCACATCCCAGGCGGAGCTGGGCCAGCTGACCGGGATTTATCAGGATTTGCGGCTTCCCTTCTGGATTCTTCAGGTTTCCGCTACGGATGATGGCAAGTTGAAAATCAAGGACCCTTATGGGTCGCATATCCTCCGGGAAATAGCTCCCTTGTTGTTTGAAGATGAGCTAGGGAATAAGGCGGCCTTCAAGGTCAATTCCAACGGTACCCAATATGCCTTTTACAATAAGATGGATAGCTGGGCGAAAAAAGTGCCTGAACCCCCTGTATATTCGGATGTGGGGAAGGAGCATCCTTATGCGGCATGGATTCATGAAGCCGGTCAGCTCGGTGTATTGGCTTCTGATGGGGAGAGCGCTTTTCATCCGGAGCGGGAAATCACCCGGGCGGAGTTTATTTCGGGGCTTATGCATTTGACAGGGGTAGCCCCATCCAAAAACACGACGTTAACGAGTGAACCCGAAGAGAAAAAATATTTGGGCTATGTGCAGAAAGCCATCGAGCTTGGGCTTGTGCAAGGGCGCGGACCGGAGCAGAGCTTTGCTGTCACTGCGGATATTACGCGCCAGGAGGCCGCTGTCTTGATGTGGCGGGCGGCGATGATCGCCGGAGTGAATATGACCCAATCATCCGGAGCCAAGCTTGCGGGGGACACGGCGCCTTGGGCCGTGGATGCTGTGAAGTATATTGTGAATAACGGCATGTACGGGCCGGAACTTGCACCGAATTCCGCCGGAGCTTTGGACTACCGGTCAACCGAGCCCCTCTTGCGGCAGGAGGCTGCCGCATTGCTGAGCCTGTTTTGCAATCGGTTGTCCGTGAAATGA
- a CDS encoding TetR/AcrR family transcriptional regulator encodes MQAKKDEVKRDIESAALKVFFRKGFADAKMNDIADEIQISVGNIYTYFKNKKELFYAVVPPSLVDYLKNVLVESIRLDNQTFFERAGSAKQSAIVQEQMNLLTQYSMQIVIIFEKNKGTVYSNAKNELIELMIETKKPFLKDHYKRYEIGTQENMILLSIIASNVINMILDLLKREMGADSRRRIFEALSLYWLHGLTGINE; translated from the coding sequence ATGCAAGCGAAGAAAGACGAAGTTAAGAGGGATATCGAATCCGCTGCTTTGAAGGTGTTTTTCCGCAAAGGTTTTGCGGATGCCAAAATGAACGATATTGCCGATGAAATCCAGATTTCGGTCGGGAATATTTATACTTATTTTAAAAATAAAAAGGAATTATTCTATGCCGTGGTGCCGCCGTCATTGGTGGATTATTTGAAGAATGTGCTGGTGGAGAGCATTCGTCTGGATAACCAGACTTTTTTTGAGAGAGCGGGTAGTGCCAAGCAATCGGCCATCGTTCAGGAGCAAATGAACCTGTTAACGCAATATAGCATGCAGATCGTCATTATTTTTGAGAAAAATAAAGGGACAGTCTACAGCAATGCCAAAAACGAGCTAATTGAGCTGATGATCGAAACCAAAAAGCCCTTTTTAAAGGATCATTATAAAAGATATGAAATCGGCACCCAAGAAAATATGATTCTGCTGAGCATTATTGCGAGCAATGTCATCAATATGATTCTGGATTTATTGAAGCGGGAAATGGGCGCTGATAGCCGGAGACGGATTTTTGAGGCACTGAGCTTATATTGGCTGCATGGACTCACGGGCATCAATGAATAA
- a CDS encoding metal-dependent hydrolase family protein gives MKTGYAFKNCNVIYGDAERGVAAHMTILIRDGLIQEIGKASETAIPSHYQVIDVEGKYVMPGLINAHVHLFADGKPFTLSASEGLLDFAFRHMLDTRLGRSVLKKRMKRNALTALHSGVTTMRSVGEFLYTDVQLRDEIKANQFVGPNLLVSGYFLSVTGGHGAPYLALVGDSPWEARKNVRINVKNGVDLIKICVTGGVTDAKTVGEAGRLQMTEEEVAAICEEAHKIGIRVAAHVESTEGVRVALKGGVDTIEHGAEMDEEIISLYQNNPRALKGYTALIPTLQAAYPSAKLDLSLTKVSETVKENSRRVYDSMLKGVRQAVEHNIKIGVGTDAAMPYVTHYDLWRELDHFMRQTKLNSRRIIEQVTKSNAEILGIDHLTGSIDIGKQADLIVLEQNPLDNIQALAGTAMVMVRGNLIQTPAVTRIQAVDELLDLVWE, from the coding sequence GTGAAGACAGGTTATGCATTTAAGAACTGCAATGTGATTTATGGAGACGCGGAGAGAGGCGTAGCTGCCCATATGACGATTCTGATCCGTGACGGGCTGATTCAGGAGATTGGCAAAGCAAGCGAGACGGCCATCCCAAGCCATTATCAAGTAATCGATGTAGAAGGGAAATATGTGATGCCCGGTTTGATCAATGCGCATGTCCATCTTTTTGCCGACGGTAAGCCGTTTACGCTGTCAGCCAGCGAAGGGCTGCTGGATTTTGCGTTTCGTCATATGTTGGATACGAGGCTGGGCCGAAGCGTGCTGAAGAAACGGATGAAGCGAAATGCCCTGACCGCCCTGCATTCCGGGGTAACCACTATGCGCAGCGTAGGGGAGTTCTTGTATACTGATGTGCAGTTGAGGGATGAAATTAAGGCGAATCAGTTTGTCGGGCCTAATCTGCTGGTGTCCGGTTATTTTCTGAGCGTAACGGGCGGGCATGGTGCACCTTATTTGGCTTTGGTTGGCGATTCACCATGGGAAGCAAGGAAAAATGTGAGAATCAATGTGAAAAACGGAGTAGATCTCATCAAAATCTGTGTGACCGGCGGGGTTACCGATGCCAAAACAGTCGGAGAAGCAGGCCGTCTGCAAATGACGGAGGAAGAAGTCGCCGCTATTTGTGAGGAAGCCCATAAAATTGGCATACGCGTGGCGGCCCATGTGGAAAGTACCGAAGGGGTGAGAGTCGCGCTAAAGGGCGGGGTCGATACCATTGAACACGGCGCGGAGATGGATGAAGAGATTATCAGCCTGTACCAGAATAATCCCAGGGCATTAAAAGGCTACACCGCTTTGATTCCAACGTTGCAGGCCGCATATCCGAGTGCCAAATTGGACCTGAGCCTGACGAAGGTAAGTGAGACGGTTAAGGAAAATTCCCGGCGGGTGTATGACTCCATGCTGAAAGGGGTGCGGCAAGCCGTAGAACATAATATCAAAATTGGCGTTGGTACGGATGCCGCTATGCCCTATGTCACCCATTACGATCTGTGGCGGGAGCTGGACCATTTCATGAGACAAACGAAGCTGAACTCGCGCCGGATCATTGAGCAGGTGACGAAATCTAATGCAGAAATTCTGGGGATTGATCACCTGACGGGGAGCATTGATATCGGCAAGCAGGCGGATTTAATCGTGCTGGAGCAGAACCCGCTGGATAACATACAAGCTTTGGCGGGCACCGCTATGGTTATGGTCAGAGGAAACCTTATACAGACACCAGCGGTGACCCGAATTCAGGCAGTGGACGAGCTGCTTGATTTGGTGTGGGAATAG
- a CDS encoding DUF4317 domain-containing protein: MNKKEVAHIRKQFKLDHDLMNIYDILNVYIMKETSEIYHWERLPFGLVDREKQELYMGNFKKLLTGELDHKLFELKFQEDSEEPARVMLHQGLVTGDPEEWQDLMMLLVDKMLVDAKYEKDMVVTFVRGQYYRPTKARNEEAEESGKDEMFAHPFILCSVNSTEQQRKNLMFDYVEREFKYNIIVDPIIKLSSPEQGFFYPSVTDNYSDVNRVLYCTGKSNYPDPQFIEQVLNAERSVTALEERSFFEDIVKELAGEQLDTTTLAQVYEEIQQVIESGEGEEEPPKLDYKDVERVLASSGVENVTAEKVERAFETVIDDKYYEMKASSVIPKYTTKSIKIETKVATISVSPQDLRYVKQVNYQGKRCIMIEVDEEVVIEGFTLNTETL; the protein is encoded by the coding sequence ATGAATAAAAAAGAAGTCGCGCACATACGCAAGCAATTTAAGCTGGATCATGATCTGATGAACATCTACGACATTCTGAACGTGTATATTATGAAGGAAACTAGCGAGATCTATCATTGGGAGCGCCTGCCGTTTGGCCTCGTGGACAGAGAGAAGCAGGAGCTGTATATGGGCAATTTCAAAAAACTGCTCACCGGCGAGCTGGACCATAAGCTGTTCGAGCTGAAGTTTCAGGAGGATTCGGAGGAGCCGGCGCGGGTCATGCTTCACCAGGGCCTGGTGACAGGTGATCCTGAAGAATGGCAGGACCTGATGATGTTGCTCGTGGACAAGATGCTGGTAGATGCCAAGTATGAAAAGGATATGGTAGTCACTTTTGTCCGCGGGCAGTATTACCGGCCGACTAAGGCGAGAAATGAAGAAGCCGAAGAGAGCGGGAAGGATGAGATGTTCGCGCATCCGTTCATTCTGTGCAGCGTAAATTCCACGGAACAGCAGCGCAAAAACCTCATGTTCGACTATGTGGAGCGGGAATTCAAGTACAATATTATTGTCGATCCGATTATCAAGCTGAGCTCGCCGGAGCAGGGCTTCTTTTATCCGAGTGTGACGGACAACTATTCGGATGTGAACCGCGTTCTGTACTGTACGGGAAAATCGAATTATCCGGACCCGCAGTTCATCGAGCAGGTCCTGAATGCCGAGCGATCGGTGACCGCCTTGGAAGAGAGAAGCTTCTTCGAGGATATCGTGAAGGAATTGGCGGGCGAACAGCTCGATACAACCACCCTCGCCCAGGTGTATGAGGAAATCCAACAGGTCATCGAAAGCGGCGAAGGGGAGGAAGAGCCTCCTAAGCTGGATTACAAAGATGTAGAACGCGTCCTGGCATCAAGCGGCGTTGAGAACGTGACGGCGGAAAAGGTGGAGCGGGCGTTCGAAACGGTCATCGATGATAAGTACTACGAAATGAAGGCAAGCAGCGTTATCCCGAAATATACGACCAAATCGATTAAGATCGAGACGAAGGTTGCCACGATTTCGGTCAGCCCGCAGGATCTCAGATATGTGAAGCAGGTGAATTATCAGGGGAAACGCTGCATCATGATCGAGGTGGACGAGGAAGTTGTGATCGAAGGGTTTACGCTCA